The following proteins are co-located in the Paraphotobacterium marinum genome:
- a CDS encoding DUF3081 family protein: MINNLDIHKIFQIINIIREKGTFKEGEYLLHGVRLSSDLEGYNITLSYKNANLNLFFHNSYEFDYKKKIELVEFENILEEIGQKYIQSKTGERFQLFKDK, encoded by the coding sequence ATGATCAATAATTTAGATATTCATAAAATTTTTCAAATTATCAATATAATCAGAGAAAAAGGTACGTTTAAAGAGGGAGAGTATCTTCTTCACGGAGTTAGACTTTCTTCTGATTTAGAAGGCTATAATATTACCCTCAGTTACAAAAATGCTAATCTAAATCTTTTTTTTCATAACTCTTATGAGTTTGATTACAAGAAGAAAATAGAGCTTGTGGAGTTTGAAAATATTCTTGAAGAAATAGGACAAAAGTATATTCAATCTAAAACGGGTGAACGTTTTCAGCTCTTTAAAGATAAATAA
- a CDS encoding ABC transporter ATP-binding protein, whose product MTFKNRFCCENLTSGFEKNKTKTLSFDLFTNQHLTIQGQSGSGKSTILKVLATLFPKKSGKLFWNDQEITTANFAYWRQKINYLPQEPVMGAISIYEALMLPWQLNIIKQQKPDKKYLKSMLSEFGFDQIDLDKEVKLLSGGEKQRICFIRGSLMKRPIWLLDEPTSALDRELTLLLIKHLKSQNVLSISISHDPLWINAFKHVHIM is encoded by the coding sequence ATGACATTTAAAAATCGCTTTTGTTGTGAAAACTTAACAAGTGGCTTTGAGAAAAATAAAACAAAAACATTATCTTTTGATCTTTTCACAAATCAACATCTTACTATTCAAGGACAGTCGGGCTCTGGGAAAAGTACAATTCTGAAAGTTTTAGCGACTTTATTTCCGAAAAAATCGGGGAAATTATTTTGGAATGATCAAGAAATTACAACTGCTAACTTTGCTTATTGGCGTCAAAAAATAAATTACTTGCCACAAGAACCAGTTATGGGTGCTATTAGTATTTATGAAGCTTTGATGCTTCCATGGCAGTTAAATATAATAAAACAACAAAAACCGGATAAAAAATACTTGAAATCAATGTTATCTGAATTTGGTTTTGATCAAATTGATTTGGATAAAGAAGTCAAACTTCTTTCAGGTGGAGAGAAACAAAGAATATGCTTTATTAGAGGGTCTTTAATGAAAAGACCTATTTGGCTTCTTGATGAACCTACTTCTGCACTTGATAGAGAGTTGACATTATTGCTAATAAAACATTTAAAATCTCAAAATGTTTTATCTATTTCGATTTCACATGATCCTCTTTGGATAAATGCTTTCAAACATGTACATATAATGTAG
- a CDS encoding ABC transporter permease has product MDVINFSYTQFLGFYCLIFIPLGLLQLLNINLKKDLLIAITRMSLQLIIIGLYLQTLFKLHIIWLNFILLFLMILFSALIICKRTKVKFKAAAFSILLGNSIALIIILPFLLIFTLNAKPWWGAQYMIPIAGMILGNSLTVNVIALDKWYTSVKEKHNEYQFFLAIGTKNPNLPFMRQAVKSAIEPQIANMMGVGVVFLPGIMTGQILSGTSPLLAVKYQSILFVAIFTSAMISVCTTLFLLSRDSFDSYGRLRW; this is encoded by the coding sequence GTGGATGTTATCAATTTTTCATATACCCAATTTTTAGGATTTTATTGTCTCATTTTTATACCTTTGGGTTTACTGCAACTATTAAACATTAATTTAAAAAAAGATTTATTAATTGCAATTACCAGAATGAGTTTGCAGCTAATAATTATTGGTTTGTATTTACAAACACTTTTTAAACTTCATATAATTTGGCTGAATTTTATACTATTGTTTTTAATGATTTTATTTTCTGCTCTTATTATTTGTAAAAGAACAAAAGTTAAATTCAAAGCGGCAGCATTTTCAATTTTATTAGGCAATAGTATTGCCTTGATAATTATTTTACCCTTTTTGTTAATTTTTACTTTAAACGCAAAACCTTGGTGGGGGGCACAATATATGATCCCTATTGCAGGTATGATTTTAGGAAATAGCTTGACCGTTAATGTCATTGCACTGGATAAATGGTATACATCAGTTAAAGAAAAACATAATGAATATCAATTTTTCTTGGCTATTGGAACTAAAAATCCAAACTTACCTTTTATGAGACAAGCTGTAAAATCTGCTATCGAGCCCCAAATTGCAAATATGATGGGAGTCGGTGTTGTTTTTTTACCGGGCATTATGACAGGTCAAATCTTAAGTGGGACATCTCCACTTTTAGCCGTCAAATATCAATCGATTTTATTTGTGGCAATTTTTACTTCAGCAATGATTTCTGTATGTACAACACTTTTTTTATTGAGTCGTGATTCTTTTGATAGTTATGGTCGTTTAAGGTGGTAA
- a CDS encoding DEAD/DEAH box helicase, producing MTFDLLGLDPRILRKIKHLNFNEPTEIQKNTIPLAISGKDILASSKTGSGKTLAFILPILQRMYKSKPFKKRDARVLIVAPTRELARQIFAQLRLFISGTPYDAALILGGENFNDQEKQLRNKDPMIVIGTPGRIVDHINHRSLFLDGLEMLILDEADRIMDLGFKKEVEMINHEADHRKRQTLFFSATLDDPEIKILASEILNSPKEIILEKSEVSHADIEEKFIFSDNVTQKEKQLTHLLETSEYEQVIIFTATRDDTSRIADLLNTMNLKAIALSGKLSQTQRNTIISQFERHVFKILVTTDVASRGLDIDKVGIVVNFDLPKHSEEYVHRIGRTGRAGNKGRAFSFVGPKDWQSYIKLRTFLSYKLKFIELPGLIAKFKGYRLNVSKADFSKKKKQLTSNSKVEDRSKKTKLKKSFDKSFLDNQDVGDNVFIPKKK from the coding sequence TTGACTTTTGATTTATTGGGATTAGATCCGCGTATTTTACGAAAAATTAAACACTTAAATTTTAATGAACCTACTGAAATACAAAAAAACACTATACCTCTCGCTATTTCTGGTAAAGACATCTTAGCCTCATCAAAAACAGGCTCTGGCAAAACACTTGCGTTCATTTTGCCGATTCTTCAGCGAATGTATAAATCTAAACCATTTAAGAAAAGAGATGCAAGAGTTCTTATTGTTGCCCCAACAAGGGAGCTCGCTAGACAAATTTTTGCTCAGCTGCGACTTTTTATTTCGGGAACACCTTATGATGCAGCTTTAATTTTAGGTGGAGAAAATTTTAATGATCAAGAGAAACAACTAAGAAATAAAGATCCTATGATTGTTATTGGCACGCCTGGTCGAATAGTGGATCATATCAATCATAGAAGTCTTTTCTTGGATGGTTTAGAAATGCTTATCTTAGATGAAGCCGATAGAATTATGGATTTGGGGTTTAAAAAAGAAGTTGAAATGATTAATCATGAAGCAGATCATCGTAAAAGACAAACTTTGTTTTTTTCTGCTACGCTGGATGACCCTGAAATTAAAATATTGGCATCTGAAATTTTAAACTCTCCTAAAGAAATTATTTTAGAAAAAAGTGAAGTCTCACACGCTGACATTGAAGAAAAGTTTATTTTTTCAGATAATGTGACACAAAAAGAGAAACAGCTTACTCATTTATTAGAAACATCCGAATATGAACAAGTTATTATCTTTACAGCAACTCGTGATGATACCAGTCGAATCGCTGATCTTCTTAATACAATGAATTTAAAAGCAATTGCATTAAGTGGTAAACTTTCTCAGACACAACGAAATACGATTATAAGTCAATTTGAAAGACATGTTTTTAAAATACTTGTAACGACGGATGTTGCATCAAGAGGTCTAGATATAGATAAAGTTGGGATTGTTGTAAATTTTGATTTGCCAAAACATTCAGAAGAATATGTTCATCGTATCGGAAGAACAGGTAGGGCTGGTAATAAAGGACGAGCTTTTTCTTTCGTAGGACCTAAAGATTGGCAAAGTTATATCAAATTAAGAACTTTTTTAAGCTATAAGTTAAAATTTATTGAACTTCCAGGACTGATCGCGAAATTTAAAGGTTATCGTTTAAACGTTAGCAAAGCAGATTTTTCAAAGAAGAAGAAACAATTAACTTCTAATTCAAAAGTTGAAGATAGAAGCAAGAAAACGAAATTAAAAAAATCGTTTGATAAAAGTTTTCTTGATAATCAAGATGTAGGGGATAATGTTTTTATCCCTAAAAAGAAATAA
- the pstB gene encoding phosphate ABC transporter ATP-binding protein PstB has product MQNPIMSVRGLNVFYNQFHAVKNINLDIGNQQILALIGPSGCGKSSFLRCLNRMNDTISDCRITGTIEFDNQNILNKNIDPVYLRARVGMVFQKANPFPKSIFENIAFGIKIHGLSTNNQDLEHQVKKALDKVGLLKEVEHRLEQSALGLSGGQQQRLCIARAIAINPEIILMDEPCSALDPIATAKVEELIQNLKQNFSIVMVTHSMQQAKRLADRTAYFHIGELIEVNETSLIFNQPQNNLTHQYVEGKFG; this is encoded by the coding sequence ATTCAAAACCCAATCATGTCAGTTAGAGGATTAAATGTTTTCTATAATCAATTTCATGCCGTTAAAAATATAAATTTAGATATCGGAAATCAACAAATTTTAGCTCTAATAGGTCCATCTGGTTGCGGTAAATCCAGTTTTTTAAGATGTTTAAATCGCATGAATGATACTATTTCAGATTGTCGTATTACCGGCACTATTGAATTTGACAACCAAAATATTCTAAATAAAAATATAGATCCTGTATACTTGAGAGCAAGAGTGGGAATGGTTTTCCAGAAAGCTAACCCTTTCCCTAAATCCATTTTTGAGAATATCGCTTTTGGTATTAAAATACACGGTCTTTCAACAAATAATCAAGATCTTGAGCATCAAGTTAAAAAAGCCCTTGATAAAGTTGGGCTTTTAAAGGAAGTTGAACATAGATTAGAACAATCAGCGCTTGGTTTATCTGGAGGTCAACAACAACGCCTTTGTATTGCTAGAGCCATTGCAATTAACCCTGAAATTATTTTAATGGATGAGCCTTGCTCGGCATTAGATCCAATTGCAACAGCTAAGGTTGAAGAATTAATTCAAAACTTGAAACAAAACTTTAGTATTGTCATGGTTACACATTCCATGCAACAAGCCAAAAGGCTTGCTGATCGAACAGCCTATTTTCACATTGGAGAGCTGATTGAAGTAAATGAAACATCTTTGATTTTCAATCAACCACAAAATAATTTAACCCACCAATATGTTGAAGGAAAGTTTGGTTAG
- the pstA gene encoding phosphate ABC transporter permease PstA: MNKKQIKIKNELILNSLKKRHQKSFFLKSIGIFSIIITTIFITLLVFTIIMSGKGAFYKTFITLDVNLNSELLGISGDNEKELNFNDANYNLLLKKSLYKIFPEIKNRKDKKLLFRMISSNSEFLLKDYIQKHPQKLNQNVKLNFLVSDSVNLNYRYMIKNGSFPSWSTLTLEQKKIFTFLKNNNYLQERFNFGFFLNGDSRNPESAGLGGAIVGSFLTLALTFVFSFPIGLLTAVYLEEYAKEGRIKDIIETNINNLASVPSIIFGLLGLAIFLNVFHLPRSSPLVGALVLTLMTLPTIIISSRSALQSVPHSYREAAYGIGASKIQVILFHVLPQAFPGVFTGVIIGMAQALGETAPLLLIGMVAFVVEIPNSIMDVATVLPVQIFLWSNNPERGFTENTAGAIIVLLMFLFIMNIAAILLRNKMEQKK, translated from the coding sequence ATGAATAAAAAACAAATTAAAATTAAAAATGAGTTAATACTTAACAGTTTAAAAAAGAGACATCAAAAAAGTTTCTTTCTTAAATCCATTGGTATTTTTTCAATTATCATCACTACTATTTTTATTACTTTGCTTGTTTTTACGATTATTATGAGTGGTAAAGGAGCTTTTTATAAGACTTTTATTACATTAGATGTAAATTTAAATTCAGAATTACTTGGGATATCAGGAGATAATGAAAAAGAATTAAACTTTAACGACGCTAACTACAATTTATTATTAAAAAAGTCATTATATAAAATATTTCCAGAAATCAAAAATAGAAAAGATAAAAAATTACTTTTTAGAATGATTTCCTCAAATAGTGAGTTTTTACTGAAAGATTACATACAGAAGCATCCTCAAAAGTTAAACCAAAACGTGAAACTCAATTTTCTAGTCAGTGACTCTGTTAATCTGAATTATCGTTACATGATAAAAAATGGCTCCTTTCCAAGTTGGAGTACCTTAACTTTAGAGCAAAAGAAAATATTCACTTTTTTAAAAAACAATAACTATTTACAGGAAAGATTTAACTTTGGATTTTTTTTGAATGGTGATAGTAGAAACCCTGAATCTGCGGGTTTAGGTGGCGCAATTGTTGGCTCTTTCTTAACTTTGGCACTTACATTTGTATTTAGTTTCCCAATCGGTCTATTAACAGCCGTCTATTTAGAAGAATATGCTAAAGAAGGCAGGATTAAAGATATCATAGAAACAAATATTAATAACTTAGCATCCGTTCCTTCAATTATTTTTGGATTATTAGGTCTAGCAATTTTTTTAAATGTTTTTCACTTACCTCGATCATCACCCTTAGTGGGAGCTTTAGTTCTAACACTGATGACACTCCCTACTATTATTATATCAAGTCGTTCTGCTTTACAGTCCGTCCCTCATAGTTATAGAGAAGCTGCTTACGGAATAGGTGCGTCCAAAATACAAGTTATCCTTTTTCATGTGTTACCACAAGCTTTTCCTGGTGTTTTTACAGGTGTTATTATTGGAATGGCACAAGCCCTAGGGGAAACCGCCCCATTGCTTTTAATAGGAATGGTTGCTTTTGTTGTTGAGATTCCTAATAGTATTATGGATGTGGCCACCGTATTGCCTGTACAAATTTTTCTATGGTCCAATAACCCTGAAAGAGGTTTTACTGAAAATACTGCTGGCGCTATAATCGTATTGCTTATGTTTTTGTTCATTATGAATATAGCTGCTATTTTACTGAGAAATAAGATGGAGCAAAAAAAATGA
- the pstC gene encoding phosphate ABC transporter permease subunit PstC codes for MILFSASVISIITTFSIIFSILIESIQFFNKVNVWDSIFGLKWSPQVALRDDQTGATGLFGMVPLLWGTFLISFIALLVSGPIGLISAIYLSQYSTPKIRKIVKPILEVLAGIPTVVYGFFAILVLSPFIKDIAMAFNISNVSSENALSAGLVMGMMIIPFISSLSDDVIQAVPQNIKDGALALGTTKYEMIMKIIIPTALPGIFGGFLLAISRAIGETMIVVMAAGLTAKLTANPLDSVTTVTVQIVTLLTGDQSFDSTKTLAAFALALVLFLITLMFNYIALKIVKKYKEQYE; via the coding sequence ATGATTTTATTTTCAGCTTCCGTTATTTCTATCATCACTACATTTAGTATAATTTTTTCTATCTTAATTGAATCGATTCAATTTTTTAATAAAGTTAATGTTTGGGATTCTATTTTTGGGCTAAAGTGGTCTCCACAAGTTGCATTACGTGATGATCAAACTGGCGCAACCGGATTATTTGGAATGGTTCCGCTTCTGTGGGGAACTTTTTTAATTTCATTCATTGCTTTATTAGTTTCAGGTCCTATCGGACTTATTAGCGCAATATATCTATCACAATACAGCACACCTAAAATTAGAAAGATTGTGAAACCAATTTTAGAAGTATTAGCTGGAATTCCAACAGTTGTGTATGGATTTTTTGCTATTTTAGTTTTATCACCTTTTATTAAAGACATAGCTATGGCGTTTAACATATCAAATGTTTCATCTGAAAACGCCCTATCTGCAGGTCTCGTTATGGGAATGATGATCATTCCTTTTATTTCATCCCTATCCGACGATGTTATTCAGGCTGTTCCTCAAAATATTAAAGATGGCGCTTTAGCCTTAGGAACCACAAAATATGAAATGATCATGAAAATCATTATTCCAACTGCACTTCCAGGGATATTTGGAGGTTTTCTGCTCGCAATTTCAAGAGCAATTGGTGAAACTATGATTGTTGTCATGGCTGCTGGATTAACCGCTAAATTAACAGCTAACCCTTTAGATTCTGTTACAACTGTTACGGTTCAAATTGTCACTTTATTAACAGGAGATCAGTCTTTTGATAGTACCAAGACATTAGCAGCATTTGCCTTAGCACTTGTTTTATTTTTGATTACATTAATGTTTAATTATATCGCCTTAAAAATCGTTAAAAAATACAAAGAACAATATGAATAA
- a CDS encoding PstS family phosphate ABC transporter substrate-binding protein: MCNFCFIGVSSSVFARDTINIVGSSTVYPFATVVAEKFGKGSQFRVPKIESTGSGGGLKLFCQGLGVNTPDITNASRKIKASEIELCKKNSVNEIVEVKIGYDGIAIANSKKSAPVNLTLKEIFLALAKNVPNDKGKLIPNPYTHWNQINSNLPNQKIEVLGPPPTSGTRDAFVELAMEGGCKAFPSILKIKKEDKAKYKAVCHAMREDGAYIEAGENDNLIVKKLEKNPNAFGIFGFSFLEQNLDKVHGSKINNIEPNFSSIGDGKYPISRSLYFYVKKAHLDVIPGLKEYVLAFTSKNAIGPDGYLTDRGLIPLAPSEWKIVRNDTETMKTNI, from the coding sequence ATTTGTAACTTTTGTTTTATTGGTGTTTCATCATCGGTATTTGCTCGAGATACTATTAATATTGTTGGCTCGTCGACCGTTTACCCTTTTGCGACTGTCGTAGCTGAAAAATTTGGTAAAGGTAGTCAATTTCGCGTTCCTAAAATAGAATCAACTGGATCAGGTGGAGGGCTCAAGCTTTTTTGTCAGGGACTTGGCGTCAATACACCTGATATTACAAATGCTTCCAGAAAAATTAAAGCTAGTGAGATTGAACTTTGTAAAAAGAACTCTGTGAATGAGATTGTGGAAGTTAAAATTGGATATGATGGAATAGCGATTGCTAATTCAAAAAAGTCAGCTCCGGTGAATCTTACACTCAAAGAAATTTTTCTTGCTTTAGCTAAAAATGTACCTAACGATAAAGGAAAGTTAATTCCAAATCCTTATACTCACTGGAATCAAATTAACTCTAATTTACCGAATCAAAAAATTGAAGTATTAGGACCGCCCCCTACATCAGGAACAAGAGACGCTTTCGTTGAATTGGCCATGGAGGGTGGTTGTAAAGCATTCCCTTCGATTCTAAAAATAAAAAAGGAAGACAAAGCAAAATATAAGGCGGTTTGTCATGCTATGAGGGAAGATGGTGCTTATATTGAGGCAGGTGAAAATGACAACTTAATTGTAAAAAAATTAGAAAAAAATCCAAATGCCTTTGGTATTTTTGGGTTTAGCTTCTTAGAGCAGAACCTTGACAAGGTTCATGGGTCAAAAATTAATAATATTGAGCCTAACTTTTCAAGTATTGGCGATGGAAAATACCCCATATCGAGATCACTATATTTTTATGTTAAAAAGGCTCATTTAGACGTTATACCAGGTCTTAAAGAGTACGTTTTAGCATTTACGTCTAAAAATGCAATTGGTCCTGATGGATATTTGACGGATCGCGGTTTAATACCACTTGCACCCTCCGAATGGAAGATTGTTCGAAATGATACTGAAACTATGAAAACCAATATTTAA
- a CDS encoding heavy-metal-associated domain-containing protein, whose protein sequence is MSRVKLTLNNIRCAGCVSKIEKALREVKGVSNVSVNIATNAVSFQGKAKTAQVKDALSKIGYSIKSQASNEPTRFNAYYWKAAAAFLISVLSMQFTLPVDLNEFNTQAQLNFF, encoded by the coding sequence ATGTCAAGGGTCAAATTAACTTTAAATAATATTAGATGCGCGGGATGTGTCTCTAAAATTGAAAAAGCATTAAGAGAAGTTAAAGGAGTTAGTAATGTATCAGTCAACATTGCAACCAATGCTGTTAGCTTCCAGGGCAAGGCCAAAACAGCTCAGGTCAAAGATGCTCTGAGTAAAATTGGTTATTCAATCAAAAGCCAAGCATCAAATGAACCTACCCGCTTTAATGCATACTATTGGAAAGCAGCTGCTGCCTTTTTGATTAGCGTGCTTAGCATGCAATTTACTTTACCCGTAGATTTAAATGAATTTAATACCCAAGCGCAACTCAATTTTTTTTGA
- the fucP gene encoding L-fucose:H+ symporter permease, with protein sequence MQTSTVNDSSHLDLENTIIKKKVTHPTAYAVLCSLFFLWGLPNILQGIIMPQFQIGFQLSNLQTGILDFSFYIGYFFAPIMAGILANKYGFKATILMGLTSIIIGSFSCANSAIHFEFIFFLIGLFIIAFGCGFLETSANPLSTLMGHKDYASFRINFAQIFNMAASVLTAFFGAQLVLGKVAYKTQEQLSSMSVNDISKYHHSLVSSATTPYLFLASILVLIFIVTLITKYPSAKDMGDAGRKSDGYLKTIKRLKTVKHFKWSLLAMFLFCCAQAGLWGFAIRYTMLHLNINPAQASIFYTYILIASLCGRIFASIMLRNFASHTFLGIMALLAMFSAIIASFVSGSLGVYALIAASFFMACMYPTIFSLGINKLGKDTKIASSFIVMMIIGCAVSPPIMGFIADHMKNFSVIELIPALCYLYIAFFAFKKAVSK encoded by the coding sequence ATGCAAACATCAACTGTTAATGACTCCAGTCATTTAGATCTGGAAAATACAATAATCAAAAAAAAAGTAACGCATCCAACTGCATATGCTGTCTTGTGCTCACTCTTTTTTTTATGGGGGTTACCAAATATACTTCAAGGTATCATTATGCCCCAATTTCAAATTGGTTTTCAATTAAGTAACCTTCAAACCGGAATTTTAGATTTTTCTTTTTATATAGGTTATTTTTTTGCACCCATCATGGCAGGTATTCTTGCCAACAAATATGGCTTTAAAGCAACCATATTAATGGGGTTAACTTCTATCATTATAGGAAGTTTTTCATGCGCTAACTCTGCTATTCATTTTGAGTTTATATTTTTCTTAATTGGTCTTTTTATTATTGCCTTTGGTTGTGGTTTTTTAGAGACCTCGGCAAACCCACTCAGTACGTTAATGGGACACAAAGATTATGCGAGTTTTAGAATTAATTTTGCACAAATTTTTAATATGGCGGCCTCAGTATTGACTGCATTTTTTGGTGCTCAATTAGTTTTAGGTAAAGTCGCTTATAAAACTCAAGAGCAACTATCCAGTATGAGCGTAAACGATATTTCTAAATATCATCATTCACTAGTATCTTCAGCTACCACACCATATTTATTTTTAGCATCTATATTAGTTTTAATTTTTATTGTCACATTAATTACTAAATACCCTTCAGCAAAAGATATGGGAGATGCTGGTAGAAAATCTGATGGCTACTTGAAAACCATCAAAAGGTTAAAAACTGTTAAACATTTCAAATGGTCGTTATTGGCAATGTTTTTATTTTGTTGTGCGCAGGCTGGTCTTTGGGGGTTTGCAATTAGATATACAATGCTACATTTAAACATCAATCCTGCACAGGCCTCTATTTTCTATACTTACATCCTAATTGCATCCTTATGTGGACGAATTTTTGCTTCAATTATGTTGAGAAATTTTGCATCGCATACATTTTTGGGAATCATGGCTTTGCTAGCAATGTTTTCAGCTATAATAGCATCGTTTGTTTCAGGATCCCTAGGTGTTTATGCCTTAATAGCGGCTAGCTTTTTTATGGCTTGTATGTATCCTACAATATTTTCTTTAGGTATTAATAAATTAGGTAAAGATACTAAAATAGCATCATCATTCATTGTCATGATGATTATTGGTTGTGCTGTAAGTCCTCCTATTATGGGATTTATAGCTGATCATATGAAAAACTTTTCTGTTATTGAACTGATACCAGCCCTATGTTATTTGTATATTGCTTTTTTTGCCTTTAAAAAGGCTGTGAGTAAATAG
- a CDS encoding LysR family transcriptional regulator produces MSKSYPFISQSLNHLVCFESVARNLSFTDAAKDLFITQSAVSKQIKSLETQLNTNLFIRKAKKLTLTKHGEFLFKTLNQQLPVLNNTMQNIQNMNNNSLRIFVSSTLAVSWLMPRLHIFKTKFPQVEINISTHIASHNVESGMKQEGDFDVIIDIVKDFKEDPNKIILRKELLTPVYSPLLNSSKADQSLLSIQQFLEYPRIHCYDEHDWNTWIKFNQIMDKNKTSNTIVDTLDLAMRSCLLGQAVTISDINLILDELENDYLRIPKESKITESDWSYIFQDVTQNDLTKHFRIWIQQEMQKDYDRLNLFKQKNSKA; encoded by the coding sequence ATGAGTAAAAGTTATCCATTTATTAGTCAATCATTAAATCATCTCGTTTGTTTTGAGTCTGTTGCAAGAAACTTGAGTTTCACTGATGCTGCAAAGGATTTATTTATCACTCAAAGTGCGGTCAGTAAACAAATTAAAAGTTTAGAAACTCAGCTTAATACTAATTTATTTATTAGAAAGGCAAAAAAATTAACTTTAACAAAACATGGAGAGTTTCTATTTAAAACTTTAAATCAACAGTTACCTGTACTAAATAATACAATGCAAAACATTCAAAATATGAATAATAATTCGCTTAGAATATTCGTATCCTCGACTCTAGCAGTTTCATGGTTAATGCCAAGACTTCATATTTTTAAAACAAAATTTCCTCAGGTTGAAATAAATATTTCGACACATATTGCCTCTCATAATGTTGAAAGTGGTATGAAGCAAGAGGGTGATTTTGATGTCATTATTGATATTGTGAAAGATTTTAAAGAAGATCCAAATAAAATAATTCTTCGAAAGGAATTATTAACACCAGTTTATTCACCTTTACTCAATTCTTCCAAAGCGGATCAATCTCTTTTATCTATCCAGCAGTTTTTAGAGTATCCGAGAATTCATTGTTATGATGAACATGACTGGAATACATGGATAAAGTTCAATCAAATTATGGATAAAAATAAAACATCTAACACCATTGTTGATACATTAGATTTAGCCATGAGATCTTGCTTACTTGGGCAAGCCGTTACTATTTCGGATATTAACTTAATTTTAGATGAATTAGAAAATGATTATCTTCGTATACCCAAAGAAAGTAAAATTACCGAAAGTGATTGGTCCTATATTTTTCAGGATGTTACACAAAATGATCTGACTAAACATTTTCGAATTTGGATTCAACAAGAAATGCAAAAAGATTATGACCGTTTAAATTTATTTAAGCAAAAAAATTCAAAAGCTTAA